GCGGCACATGACGCACGTCCAGGTTGGCTGCATAGCCCAGCAGCACGAGCTGTACGATCGGCGGCATGATCAGCAGAAACAGCATCCGCGGATCACGTTGCAATTGCCGAAACTCTTTCTGCAGGAAGGCGAGCACCTGTTTCATGGCCGCTTACAGTAGATGATGAAACAGACGACGCAGCCGGAAGCTGCTCAGCGTGAGCATGAGCACTGCAAAAAGCAGTAATAGCAGCACGTCGGGCCAGAAGACAGCCAATCCGGTTCCTTTGAGCATTACCCCCCGAAGGGCCACCAGAAAGTAGCGGGCCGGCACCAGATAGGTGAGGGCCTGAATGGCTGGCGGCATGTTGTAGATGGGAAAGACAAAGCCCGAGAGAATAAAGGTGGGTAGCAACGTACTGATGATGGCGATCTGAAAGGCTACCTGTTGACTGGGAGCAATGGTCGAGATCAGCAGGCCCTGCCCGAGCCCGGCCAGCAGGTACACCAGTACGACAAGGGCCAGCACCAACAGATCGCCCTGTACCGTTACATCGAATAATACACGTCCCACCAGCAGGATCAGTACCGTGGAGCCAATCGCTACGAGCAGATAAGGGAGGGTCTTACCTAACACGAGCTGGTAGGGGCTGAGCGGTGCCAGCACCAGCTGCTCCATGGTGCCCTGTTCCCGTTCGCGCGTAACCGAAAGCGACGTCGCCACTACGGTGGCCACCATGAGCAGAAAAGCAATCAGACCGGGCAGCAGAAAACGAGCGCTTTCCAGTTCGGGGTTATACCAGATGCGGGCTTCGATGGAAACCGCTGCCGATGGCGGGCGATGTCCGGTACGTATGGTCCGCTCCAGCACTACCTGGCTATTGAACGCCTGGAT
The genomic region above belongs to Rhodothermus sp. and contains:
- a CDS encoding ABC transporter permease, producing the protein MRALQLITTLLVKELTQIRRDPLSLGMLIALPAFLLILFGYALTFDVRNLALGVCDQNRSASSRELIRRFAITEYFELKRQVNDPREIAPLIDHEVIRVGLVIPPDFEARLQAGQPAPVQLLIDGTNATIASAVTGYAEAIIQAFNSQVVLERTIRTGHRPPSAAVSIEARIWYNPELESARFLLPGLIAFLLMVATVVATSLSVTREREQGTMEQLVLAPLSPYQLVLGKTLPYLLVAIGSTVLILLVGRVLFDVTVQGDLLVLALVVLVYLLAGLGQGLLISTIAPSQQVAFQIAIISTLLPTFILSGFVFPIYNMPPAIQALTYLVPARYFLVALRGVMLKGTGLAVFWPDVLLLLLFAVLMLTLSSFRLRRLFHHLL